A genomic window from Caldicellulosiruptor kronotskyensis 2002 includes:
- a CDS encoding AAA family ATPase, translating into MANEIIPEKIKGIPKFAKELLRFCSITSQFILFGNIYDLFPFPQGEKYIPMNITQFIAHLLTTYDNYKIVIEYVPLEGFRLLKGDEGIFTNLTGRKIGDKVVSLIDVYETIEKFITGDEKTAVVINFSSRLPEISCSKDLPDFLYHTFKLSININQKGNPPSFNPIIFLVEKENDLPPWYTVENPRIRTIPIPKPDFEIRRWIAQALLPRMDEWTSLPDSKKEELIKDFVNLTSGMFAREMLSIVVLSKRENLSAREIGEATRRYKVGVSENPWAKIDKDRLNNAEEFLKRRVMGQEKAIKQAATILRRAFFNLSGSQFSRYSNRPKGVLFFAGPTGVGKTELAKAITELIFGSEHHYIRFDMSEFSHEHSDQRLIGAPPGYVGYDVGGELTNAVKQNPFSVILFDEIEKAHPKILDIFLQILDDGRLTSGRGETVYFSESLIIFTSNLGVFEVTSDGKKIQRISPEMSYDEIEKILNEAIKEYFTFKIARPEILNRIGENIIVFDFIRSENVKRILDKMLNNVKIKLEEDKGVKLEISDNVQQKIYEEIVKDLSMGGRGIGNKLELLFINPLSELLFKLFPQAESTVVINELLKKDDRWELNGRVIS; encoded by the coding sequence ATGGCAAACGAAATAATACCTGAAAAAATCAAAGGCATACCAAAGTTTGCAAAAGAGCTTCTAAGGTTTTGTTCTATAACATCTCAGTTTATTCTTTTTGGGAATATTTATGACCTATTTCCATTTCCACAGGGTGAAAAATATATACCCATGAATATAACTCAATTTATTGCTCATTTGCTTACTACATATGACAACTACAAAATTGTAATAGAGTATGTTCCTCTTGAAGGATTTAGACTATTAAAGGGAGATGAAGGAATATTTACAAACCTTACTGGAAGAAAAATTGGTGATAAAGTTGTGTCTTTGATTGATGTGTATGAAACTATAGAAAAATTTATTACAGGAGATGAAAAGACAGCTGTTGTTATTAACTTTTCATCGAGATTGCCAGAGATTTCCTGCAGCAAAGATTTACCAGATTTTCTTTACCATACATTCAAGCTCTCTATTAACATAAACCAAAAAGGTAATCCACCTTCTTTTAATCCAATAATTTTCCTTGTAGAGAAAGAAAATGATTTACCGCCGTGGTATACTGTAGAAAATCCAAGAATAAGAACAATTCCTATTCCAAAACCTGATTTTGAGATAAGAAGATGGATAGCACAGGCTCTTTTACCGCGAATGGATGAGTGGACAAGTTTACCTGACAGCAAAAAAGAAGAATTGATAAAAGATTTTGTAAATCTGACATCTGGCATGTTTGCAAGGGAAATGCTTTCTATAGTAGTTTTGTCAAAGAGAGAAAATCTGAGTGCAAGAGAAATTGGTGAAGCGACAAGGAGATACAAAGTTGGTGTCAGCGAAAATCCGTGGGCGAAAATAGATAAAGACAGGTTGAATAACGCAGAGGAATTTTTAAAAAGAAGAGTTATGGGGCAAGAAAAAGCTATAAAACAAGCAGCTACTATATTGAGAAGAGCTTTTTTCAATCTTTCGGGTTCACAGTTTTCAAGATATTCAAACAGACCTAAAGGCGTTTTGTTTTTTGCAGGACCAACCGGTGTAGGAAAAACTGAACTTGCAAAAGCTATAACAGAATTAATATTTGGAAGTGAACATCATTATATACGATTTGATATGTCAGAGTTTTCACATGAACATTCTGACCAAAGACTCATTGGTGCGCCGCCCGGATATGTGGGGTATGATGTTGGTGGAGAATTAACAAATGCTGTAAAACAAAATCCTTTTTCAGTAATCCTCTTTGATGAGATAGAAAAAGCTCATCCAAAAATACTTGATATTTTCTTACAAATACTTGACGATGGTAGGCTTACCTCTGGCAGAGGAGAAACTGTATACTTTTCTGAAAGTCTAATAATATTTACATCTAATCTTGGTGTTTTTGAAGTGACGTCGGATGGTAAAAAAATACAGCGTATCTCACCAGAAATGAGTTATGATGAAATTGAGAAGATTTTGAATGAAGCCATAAAAGAATATTTTACATTCAAGATTGCAAGACCTGAAATTTTGAATCGTATAGGAGAAAACATCATTGTATTTGATTTTATACGCAGTGAAAATGTAAAAAGAATATTGGATAAAATGCTGAATAATGTTAAGATAAAACTTGAAGAAGATAAGGGGGTAAAGCTTGAAATATCAGATAATGTGCAGCAAAAGATATATGAAGAAATTGTAAAAGACCTGTCTATGGGTGGAAGAGGAATAGGCAACAAACTTGAACTATTATTTATAAATCCTCTTTCAGAGCTTCTGTTTAAGTTGTTTCCTCAAGCAGAAAGTACTGTGGTGATTAATGAATTACTCAAAAAAGATGACAGGTGGGAACTTAATGGAAGAGTTATTAGTTAA